The following proteins are co-located in the Gloeocapsa sp. PCC 7428 genome:
- a CDS encoding TIGR00725 family protein, translating to MTRKTIIGVMGPGEQATEHDLQNAYQLGYLIAQQGWILLTGGRNVGVMEAANQGAKAAQGLTVGILPGNDTSGVSAAVDIAIVTDMGNARNNINVLSSDVVIACGMGAGTASEIALAIKSNKPIILLNDDLNSQDFFQKIAPKNIFIAHSVDEAIALTQNILFNS from the coding sequence ATGACTCGTAAAACGATTATCGGGGTGATGGGTCCTGGCGAACAAGCGACTGAACATGATTTACAAAATGCTTATCAGCTAGGATATCTCATCGCCCAACAAGGATGGATACTGCTAACTGGTGGTAGAAATGTCGGCGTGATGGAAGCTGCAAATCAAGGCGCAAAAGCAGCCCAAGGTTTAACCGTTGGTATTCTTCCTGGTAACGATACAAGTGGTGTTTCTGCTGCGGTTGATATTGCAATTGTTACTGATATGGGTAATGCCAGAAACAATATTAACGTACTTTCGAGTGATGTTGTCATTGCTTGCGGTATGGGCGCAGGAACCGCCTCAGAAATAGCTTTAGCAATCAAATCAAATAAGCCTATTATCTTATTAAATGATGACCTAAATAGCCAAGATTTCTTTCAAAAAATAGCACCAAAAAATATTTTTATTGCTCATAGTGTAGATGAGGCGATCGCTTTAACTCAAAACATTTTATTCAACTCCTAA
- a CDS encoding bifunctional transcriptional activator/DNA repair enzyme AdaA: protein MTLKLSPSHTEMEQAFYRKDTSYDGVFFVAVRTTGIFCRPSCPARPKPENIEFFPTIRDAVFAGYRPCKRCHPLEVYGVLPDWVARLMQRVETTPNVKITDVELRSLGLTPERVRRWFQEHYGMTFVEWCRGRRLANAFTQIRAGATLDDVVFTNQYESHSGFREAFSKVFGVPPGQSQTSDFIATQILETPLGALLVGAVSEGVCLIEYADRRMLEHNYATIRKQFGYPVLPVTNSHIEHLRAELSRYFVGQLTEFTIPLVSRGTTFQEQVWSELQRIPYGKTISYDELARRINQPTAVRAVARANGMNRINILIPCHRVIGKNGQLTGYGGGLWRKRLLLELERTGKLPSNETIQ, encoded by the coding sequence ATGACTTTAAAGCTCTCGCCATCACACACCGAAATGGAGCAAGCGTTTTATCGTAAGGATACTAGTTATGACGGCGTGTTTTTTGTAGCTGTCCGCACCACAGGTATTTTCTGTCGCCCGTCTTGTCCTGCCCGCCCAAAACCGGAAAACATTGAATTTTTTCCCACAATTCGAGATGCCGTTTTTGCAGGATATCGTCCGTGCAAACGATGTCATCCTTTGGAGGTATACGGGGTACTGCCAGATTGGGTTGCGAGGTTGATGCAGCGTGTAGAAACTACACCAAATGTCAAAATTACAGATGTAGAACTTCGTTCGCTGGGTTTAACTCCTGAACGAGTCCGGCGCTGGTTTCAAGAGCATTACGGAATGACGTTTGTAGAATGGTGTCGCGGACGACGTCTGGCGAATGCTTTCACTCAAATCCGCGCGGGAGCCACACTCGATGATGTTGTCTTCACTAATCAATATGAATCCCATAGTGGTTTTAGAGAAGCTTTCAGTAAAGTCTTTGGTGTCCCGCCAGGGCAGAGCCAAACCAGTGACTTTATCGCAACGCAAATTTTAGAAACACCTCTAGGAGCATTGCTGGTTGGTGCAGTCAGTGAAGGTGTATGTTTGATTGAATACGCAGATAGGCGAATGCTAGAGCATAACTACGCCACAATCCGCAAACAGTTTGGCTATCCCGTTCTGCCTGTCACAAATTCCCACATCGAGCATTTGCGAGCGGAACTTTCTCGTTATTTTGTGGGGCAGCTGACCGAGTTTACAATTCCTTTAGTTTCTCGCGGTACTACATTTCAAGAACAAGTTTGGTCAGAGCTACAGCGCATTCCCTATGGGAAAACAATTTCTTATGACGAACTGGCTCGACGCATCAATCAACCAACAGCAGTTCGTGCCGTAGCCAGAGCGAATGGAATGAATCGGATCAATATCCTCATTCCTTGCCATCGCGTGATTGGCAAAAATGGGCAGTTAACTGGATACGGCGGTGGACTTTGGCGAAAACGCTTACTGTTAGAACTGGAGCGTACTGGAAAGTTACCAAGCAACGAGACAATTCAGTAG
- a CDS encoding 4-hydroxybenzoate solanesyltransferase, with protein MLTQQEQSEPTWFTIIRLLRWDKPEGRLILMIPALWAVFLAAQGTPPLPLVGVIVLGTLATSAAGCVVNDLWDRDIDPQVQRTRNRPLASRALSVKVGIVVAFVALVCAFGLSLYLNALSFWLCVAAVPVILLYPGAKRVFPVPQLVLSIAWGFGVLISWSAVTGSLSLPTWLLWGATVLWTLGFDTVYAMSDRDDDRRIGVNSSALFFGDYTADAIGIFFIGTVGLLAWLGIELQLNIAFWIALTLATAGWIWQYVRLKQEDIPNSAYAEMFRQNVWLGFLVLAGMIAGSLS; from the coding sequence ATGCTGACACAGCAAGAACAATCTGAACCAACGTGGTTTACGATCATTCGCCTATTGCGCTGGGATAAGCCTGAGGGAAGACTCATTCTAATGATTCCCGCACTTTGGGCAGTTTTTTTAGCCGCGCAGGGAACGCCTCCGCTACCGCTTGTTGGTGTCATTGTCTTAGGAACTCTCGCGACAAGTGCGGCGGGTTGTGTTGTTAACGATCTCTGGGATCGCGATATCGATCCGCAAGTGCAAAGAACTCGCAATCGACCCTTAGCATCTCGTGCGCTTTCTGTCAAGGTAGGAATTGTTGTTGCTTTTGTTGCTTTAGTTTGCGCGTTTGGTTTATCGCTGTATCTCAACGCATTGTCTTTTTGGCTATGCGTCGCGGCTGTACCCGTTATTCTATTGTATCCTGGCGCAAAGCGCGTATTTCCTGTTCCTCAACTCGTCTTGTCAATTGCTTGGGGATTTGGCGTATTAATTAGCTGGAGTGCAGTAACAGGATCGCTATCGCTTCCGACATGGTTACTTTGGGGGGCGACGGTATTATGGACTTTGGGATTTGATACAGTTTATGCAATGAGCGATCGCGATGACGATCGCCGCATTGGGGTGAATTCTAGCGCTTTATTCTTTGGCGATTATACAGCAGATGCGATCGGTATTTTCTTTATTGGAACCGTTGGTTTACTTGCTTGGTTAGGTATCGAATTACAGCTTAATATTGCTTTTTGGATTGCACTTACACTAGCTACAGCAGGTTGGATTTGGCAGTATGTTCGTTTAAAACAAGAAGATATTCCAAATTCAGCTTATGCAGAGATGTTTCGCCAAAATGTTTGGTTAGGTTTTCTTGTACTTGCTGGCATGATTGCTGGAAGTTTGAGTTAA
- a CDS encoding DUF1517 domain-containing protein, which translates to MNAWRDRLNRMTGRTRFVVCRIFVHLAGSDVAPLLGILNRTAREAIDSEGDLEVLGEGLVEVCQSLLQYDEYWLSAANEGDVFWDEGEAGDYFNELFTDSAQRYLSEVDLDSDANLNEPLSLPATRNVIVMLTAAFEGEVPELETNLADINALKAGLKALINLHYQERLRGIQVHFSPAQFGDELTNDQLLQYFPELVPL; encoded by the coding sequence ATGAATGCATGGCGCGATCGCTTAAATCGAATGACGGGGCGCACCCGCTTTGTTGTCTGTCGTATCTTTGTTCATCTTGCAGGTTCTGACGTCGCACCGTTGCTGGGAATATTAAATCGTACCGCACGCGAAGCGATTGATTCTGAGGGCGACTTAGAAGTTTTGGGCGAAGGCTTAGTAGAAGTTTGCCAAAGCTTATTGCAATACGATGAATACTGGCTTTCTGCGGCTAACGAGGGTGATGTTTTTTGGGACGAAGGAGAAGCAGGTGACTACTTCAACGAGTTGTTTACTGATTCAGCACAGCGATACTTGAGTGAAGTAGACTTAGACAGTGATGCTAATTTGAATGAGCCGCTGTCGCTACCAGCCACCCGCAACGTCATTGTCATGCTGACGGCGGCTTTTGAAGGCGAAGTTCCCGAATTAGAAACAAATTTAGCGGATATTAACGCTTTGAAAGCTGGATTGAAGGCTTTAATTAATTTGCACTATCAAGAAAGACTGCGCGGAATACAAGTGCATTTTTCGCCAGCGCAATTTGGCGATGAATTGACGAATGACCAATTGCTGCAATATTTTCCTGAGTTAGTTCCTTTGTAA
- a CDS encoding bifunctional 2-polyprenyl-6-hydroxyphenol methylase/3-demethylubiquinol 3-O-methyltransferase UbiG: protein MTTQQKEALIERLLKSVAGTFDIFTIYIGDRLGFYQALADGWLTSTELATQTNAVERYVREWLEQQTVTGILEVNDENAPATTRRYHLPAGHVEALLDRDSLDYLTPLTYMLVGVTRPLTSLLNAYRNGGGVPYSEYGTMFREGQAAINRSMFLQQLGTQWLPAMPDVHARLQADPPAQVADIGCGGGWSSIGIAQAYPKVQVDGYDLDPPSVELARQNVREARLIDRVTIHQCDVSHPTITKKYDLVTAFECIHDLGNPVGALQTMRRLVGENGAVLIADERVGDRFTAAGNDVEWMMYGWSVLHCLPVGMADGGESHCGGTGTVMRTDTLQHYAQAAGFRDVEVLPIDNFFFRFYRLYP from the coding sequence ATGACGACACAACAAAAGGAAGCTTTGATTGAGCGGTTGCTGAAGTCAGTTGCAGGGACTTTTGATATTTTCACAATTTATATTGGCGATCGCCTAGGTTTCTACCAAGCGCTTGCCGATGGCTGGTTAACTTCGACGGAACTCGCAACTCAAACGAACGCGGTTGAGCGCTATGTGCGTGAATGGCTCGAACAGCAAACAGTTACGGGTATCCTAGAAGTTAATGACGAAAACGCACCAGCAACCACGCGACGCTATCACCTACCTGCGGGACACGTCGAAGCACTCCTCGATCGCGACAGCCTCGATTATCTCACTCCACTAACTTATATGTTGGTAGGCGTGACACGTCCCTTGACGTCATTATTAAATGCTTATCGCAACGGTGGTGGCGTACCTTACAGCGAATACGGAACTATGTTCCGCGAAGGACAAGCAGCAATTAATCGCTCGATGTTTCTTCAGCAGCTAGGCACTCAGTGGCTTCCAGCAATGCCTGATGTTCATGCGCGATTGCAAGCTGATCCACCTGCACAGGTTGCAGACATCGGTTGCGGTGGCGGTTGGTCGAGTATTGGTATTGCGCAAGCATACCCCAAGGTGCAAGTTGATGGATATGACCTCGATCCACCTTCAGTTGAATTGGCACGGCAAAATGTCCGCGAAGCACGATTAATCGATCGCGTCACGATCCATCAGTGTGACGTTAGTCACCCGACAATAACGAAAAAGTATGACTTGGTGACGGCTTTTGAATGTATTCATGATTTGGGTAATCCCGTAGGCGCACTCCAAACTATGCGGCGTCTAGTAGGGGAAAATGGTGCCGTATTGATTGCCGATGAGCGCGTTGGCGATCGCTTTACGGCTGCTGGTAATGATGTTGAGTGGATGATGTACGGCTGGAGTGTTCTACACTGCTTGCCGGTAGGTATGGCAGATGGCGGTGAATCTCACTGTGGCGGTACGGGTACGGTCATGCGGACTGATACCTTGCAACATTATGCCCAAGCCGCCGGTTTCCGTGACGTCGAGGTTTTGCCTATTGATAACTTCTTCTTCCGGTTCTATCGCTTGTATCCTTGA
- a CDS encoding prephenate/arogenate dehydrogenase produces MNIGIVGLGLIGGSLGLDLRAQGYHVLGVSRREQTCEQAIACGAVDTASIDLATLKSADVIIICTHIAAILPTVQQLIPHLSPATILTDVGSVKVPVVEAIAPLWQNFVGGHPMAGKTESGIEAAQKELFVNNPYVLTPIASTPASAVQIVEEVARSLQAKIYHCRPEDHDRAVSWISHLPVMVSSNLIAACMSESNPDVLTLAQNLASSGFRDTSRVGGGNSELGVMMARYNRQELLRSLNSYRQHLDALIAIVEQENWEALEQQLKSTHSARPRFLKE; encoded by the coding sequence ATGAATATTGGCATTGTCGGACTCGGTTTAATCGGTGGCTCGTTAGGTTTAGATTTAAGAGCGCAGGGATATCATGTTTTGGGTGTCAGTCGTCGCGAACAAACGTGCGAACAAGCGATCGCCTGCGGTGCGGTTGATACCGCGAGTATTGACTTGGCGACGCTTAAAAGTGCTGATGTCATTATTATCTGTACGCACATCGCGGCAATTTTACCAACTGTACAGCAACTGATTCCGCATCTCTCGCCGGCGACGATTCTCACCGATGTTGGTTCGGTTAAAGTTCCTGTCGTCGAGGCGATCGCCCCATTATGGCAAAATTTTGTGGGCGGACACCCCATGGCGGGAAAAACAGAAAGTGGCATTGAAGCTGCACAAAAAGAGTTATTTGTCAACAACCCGTATGTATTAACTCCGATTGCGTCAACTCCAGCAAGCGCAGTGCAAATCGTTGAGGAAGTAGCGCGATCGCTCCAAGCTAAAATTTACCACTGTCGCCCTGAAGACCACGACCGTGCGGTAAGTTGGATTTCGCATTTACCCGTGATGGTGAGTAGCAATTTAATCGCCGCGTGTATGAGTGAGAGTAACCCTGACGTTTTAACTTTGGCGCAGAATTTAGCAAGTTCTGGATTTCGCGACACCAGTCGCGTCGGCGGTGGGAATTCAGAATTAGGCGTGATGATGGCACGCTACAATCGTCAAGAATTACTGCGATCGCTGAACTCGTATCGCCAACACCTAGATGCCTTGATTGCGATCGTCGAACAAGAAAACTGGGAAGCTTTAGAACAACAACTCAAATCAACACACTCCGCCCGACCTCGTTTTCTCAAAGAGTAA
- a CDS encoding PLP-dependent aminotransferase family protein translates to MRIPLERHSSKAVYLQIRDRIRRLIETGALQTGDKLPSIRALAENTGVNKLTVIEAYNVLEADGLIAARPGSGYFVNPTLQPKSVSNFAPPQDVIVSEQPPPYPFEEAKSGAFFNHYMASLQARSSPGMIDLSSGFPSDSGLEDLPRIARRAVKQVTGSLFNYDNPQGQLMLRQQISRMLVQQHGMNVTPEDLIITNGSKQGLSLVVHYYVKPGDWVIVESPTWHGMLSLLYSMGARVIGIPMTAEGMNLELLEKNLYTYRPKLIFTVSTLHNPTGITTSQAHRQQLLQLAERYDCVILEDNAYEGLNFEPVPAPIKALDRKDIATYVGTFSKTLMPGIRVGYLVVTGKHYQPLVERKLLDDLHVSTVSQAIVSEYLASGHYRHHLAHLQAQHRQSQTAMLAALQKYFPPSASWTVPNGGTFLWVQMPAVPMAEIYQQALSRGVFVAEGTPFFPGQQGYPALRLNFTLSPDKIERGIAVLGELVQAYLSRTA, encoded by the coding sequence GTGAGAATTCCTTTAGAGCGGCATTCATCCAAAGCAGTTTATTTACAGATCCGCGATCGCATTCGTCGTTTAATCGAAACCGGAGCCTTGCAAACTGGTGACAAACTGCCTTCAATTCGTGCTTTAGCCGAAAATACAGGAGTTAATAAGCTAACCGTTATCGAAGCCTACAACGTTCTGGAAGCTGATGGATTAATCGCAGCGCGCCCAGGTTCAGGGTATTTTGTCAATCCCACTCTTCAGCCAAAATCCGTTTCAAATTTTGCACCGCCGCAAGATGTGATTGTCTCCGAACAACCACCGCCATATCCATTTGAGGAAGCAAAAAGCGGCGCGTTTTTCAATCACTATATGGCATCGCTGCAAGCGCGTTCCTCACCAGGAATGATTGACTTAAGTAGCGGGTTTCCCTCAGACTCCGGTTTAGAAGATTTACCGCGTATCGCCCGCAGAGCAGTTAAGCAAGTGACTGGTAGTTTATTTAACTACGACAATCCGCAAGGGCAATTAATGCTGCGGCAGCAAATCAGCCGTATGCTTGTACAGCAGCATGGCATGAATGTCACACCAGAGGATCTCATTATTACCAATGGTTCTAAGCAAGGGCTGTCGCTCGTTGTTCACTACTACGTCAAACCAGGCGATTGGGTCATCGTTGAAAGTCCTACCTGGCACGGAATGCTATCACTTTTATACAGCATGGGAGCAAGAGTCATCGGTATTCCAATGACCGCTGAAGGAATGAATCTGGAGTTATTAGAAAAGAATCTCTACACGTATCGCCCAAAGCTGATTTTTACCGTCAGCACCTTGCACAATCCTACCGGAATCACCACTTCGCAAGCACATCGTCAGCAATTGCTACAACTTGCGGAACGTTATGACTGCGTAATTCTAGAAGATAATGCTTATGAAGGGTTAAACTTTGAACCTGTCCCCGCCCCAATTAAAGCTTTAGATCGTAAAGATATCGCAACTTATGTTGGTACTTTTTCTAAAACTTTAATGCCAGGTATCCGCGTCGGTTACTTAGTCGTCACTGGAAAGCATTATCAGCCGTTAGTCGAACGCAAATTACTCGACGATCTGCACGTGTCTACAGTATCTCAAGCGATTGTGAGCGAATATCTTGCATCAGGACACTATCGCCATCACTTAGCACACTTACAAGCCCAACATCGTCAAAGTCAAACGGCAATGTTAGCTGCTTTGCAAAAGTATTTCCCGCCCTCCGCATCGTGGACGGTTCCTAATGGTGGTACTTTCTTGTGGGTACAAATGCCCGCCGTCCCAATGGCTGAAATTTATCAGCAAGCATTATCACGCGGAGTTTTTGTTGCTGAAGGAACACCGTTTTTCCCAGGACAACAAGGCTATCCGGCATTACGTCTCAATTTTACGCTATCGCCAGACAAGATTGAGCGAGGTATTGCAGTATTGGGAGAATTAGTGCAAGCGTATTTGTCACGCACTGCTTGA
- a CDS encoding DMT family transporter: MKPIDLARLFLLAALWGSSYLFIRITAPVLGVFFTISLRVIIAACALGLYGVLAQQLSTLKTRWLSYLLLGLLNNVIPFILIAIAIVNLNASIAAILNATTPLFTAIVAAIWLKEPLNKRKIVGLLLGIVGVAILVGWSPLLLSLSVILGGLSALIAALFYGIAAVYARRRFRHNRATETAIGQLVGSSVLLIPVTFTSIPNTVPSTEVILAVITLAIACTAFAYLLYFQLIAKAGATQAATVTFLIPVFSLLFGKTLLGEPVNFGLIIGLITILLSIWLVFNTKH, encoded by the coding sequence ATGAAACCGATTGATTTAGCGCGTTTATTCTTACTAGCCGCGCTTTGGGGTAGTTCGTATTTATTTATCCGAATTACGGCTCCCGTTTTAGGAGTATTCTTCACCATCAGCTTACGGGTCATTATTGCAGCATGTGCATTGGGTTTATATGGAGTGCTTGCACAACAACTCTCCACTCTCAAAACCCGTTGGTTGTCCTATCTTTTATTGGGTTTACTAAATAATGTAATTCCTTTCATATTGATTGCGATCGCTATTGTTAATCTCAATGCATCGATTGCAGCGATTCTCAATGCAACAACTCCTTTATTCACTGCAATCGTAGCAGCTATCTGGCTCAAGGAACCATTAAATAAACGAAAAATTGTAGGGCTATTGCTTGGTATTGTTGGAGTTGCCATCTTAGTTGGATGGAGTCCTTTGCTACTGTCGCTATCAGTCATTTTAGGAGGACTATCAGCTTTAATTGCTGCACTCTTTTATGGTATTGCTGCTGTATATGCGCGTCGGAGATTTAGGCACAACCGAGCAACTGAAACCGCAATCGGGCAATTGGTTGGTTCTAGCGTTTTACTTATTCCTGTTACTTTTACGTCTATCCCCAATACTGTTCCCTCTACTGAAGTCATTCTCGCAGTAATCACACTTGCGATCGCCTGTACAGCGTTTGCCTATTTACTCTACTTTCAACTAATTGCTAAGGCAGGTGCAACCCAAGCAGCAACCGTCACTTTTCTGATTCCTGTTTTCAGTCTGCTATTTGGAAAAACTCTACTTGGTGAACCCGTTAACTTTGGCTTAATCATTGGACTTATAACAATTTTATTGAGTATTTGGCTAGTTTTTAATACAAAACACTAG
- a CDS encoding Ppx/GppA phosphatase family protein, whose amino-acid sequence MVNLVSASSVSIPTQVMQQEKILAAIDLGTNSLHMVVVRIKPELPTFSIIAREKDTVRLGDRTPDGNLKPEVIARAIATLRRFQEIARSLNADTIVAVATSAVRESPNGKEFLQQVKDELDLNVDLISGQEEARRIYLGVLSAMELNSHPHGIIDIGGGSTELILGDSHEPRSLSSTKVGAVRLSSEFVTTDPISNAEFQFLQAYVRGMLERPVEELLAKLQPDETLRLVGTSGTIETLAVIHAREKLGMVPSLLTGYQVSLKDLREILNRLRKLSYAERAAIPGMSDRRSEIIVAGLIILQEAMTLLGADSITICERALREGVIVDWMLTHGLIEDRLRYQGSIRQRSVIRTAQKYQVKLEYSDRIAAFALSLFDQTQGILHQWGTEERELLWAAAILHNCGHFVSHSSHHKHSYYLIRNGELLGYTETELELIANIARYHRRSAPKKKHDNYRNLPTKQHRQMVSQLSALLRIAVALDRRQIGAIAQVRSEYRPETQEFHLWLTPSQPGDDCALELWSLDYKKDVFEAEYNVKLIATLETPESEIAASTYHVTA is encoded by the coding sequence ATGGTAAATTTAGTATCAGCCAGTTCGGTAAGTATTCCTACTCAGGTAATGCAGCAAGAAAAAATCCTCGCTGCCATAGACTTGGGGACAAACTCCTTGCATATGGTAGTCGTGCGCATTAAACCGGAACTACCAACTTTTAGTATTATTGCCAGAGAAAAAGATACGGTTAGGTTAGGCGATCGCACGCCAGACGGCAATTTAAAACCCGAAGTAATAGCACGCGCGATCGCAACTTTACGCAGGTTTCAAGAAATTGCCAGAAGCCTCAATGCAGATACGATTGTTGCAGTAGCAACCAGTGCAGTACGCGAATCTCCCAACGGTAAAGAGTTCTTACAACAAGTCAAAGATGAACTCGATCTCAATGTTGACTTAATTTCAGGACAAGAAGAAGCAAGACGCATTTATCTTGGCGTTTTGTCAGCGATGGAACTTAATAGCCATCCGCATGGAATTATCGATATTGGCGGCGGTTCCACAGAACTTATTCTCGGTGACAGTCACGAACCGCGATCGCTGAGTAGTACTAAAGTTGGTGCAGTGCGACTTTCAAGCGAATTTGTCACCACCGATCCTATCAGTAATGCAGAGTTTCAATTCTTGCAAGCATACGTGCGCGGGATGTTAGAACGCCCTGTCGAAGAGTTGCTAGCCAAGTTACAACCTGATGAAACACTCCGCCTTGTAGGAACTTCGGGGACGATTGAAACGCTAGCCGTCATCCATGCGCGAGAAAAATTAGGGATGGTTCCCTCGCTCTTAACAGGCTATCAAGTGAGTCTAAAAGACTTGCGGGAAATTCTCAACCGCTTGCGCAAGTTAAGTTATGCTGAACGTGCTGCCATTCCTGGAATGTCGGATCGGCGATCGGAAATTATCGTCGCAGGGCTAATCATTTTGCAAGAAGCGATGACATTGCTAGGTGCAGATTCGATTACAATCTGCGAACGCGCGCTGCGTGAGGGTGTGATTGTAGACTGGATGCTTACTCACGGCTTAATTGAAGATCGCTTACGCTATCAAGGTTCAATACGCCAACGCAGTGTGATTAGAACTGCCCAAAAATATCAAGTCAAGTTAGAGTATAGCGATCGCATCGCTGCATTTGCACTGAGTTTATTCGATCAAACGCAAGGAATCCTCCACCAGTGGGGAACCGAAGAACGCGAACTTCTCTGGGCAGCTGCGATTTTACACAACTGCGGTCACTTTGTCAGTCATTCATCACATCACAAACACTCGTACTACCTGATCCGTAACGGCGAACTTCTTGGCTACACCGAAACCGAACTCGAACTCATTGCCAATATCGCGCGTTACCACCGCCGCAGTGCCCCGAAGAAAAAGCACGATAACTACCGCAACTTACCGACAAAACAACACCGCCAAATGGTAAGCCAATTGAGTGCATTACTGCGAATAGCTGTCGCGCTCGATCGCCGTCAAATTGGTGCGATCGCGCAAGTACGAAGCGAATATCGCCCAGAAACGCAAGAATTTCACTTGTGGCTAACTCCATCGCAACCAGGCGACGACTGTGCCTTAGAATTGTGGAGTTTAGATTACAAAAAAGACGTGTTCGAGGCGGAATACAATGTTAAATTAATCGCGACCTTAGAAACACCTGAATCAGAAATCGCCGCTTCTACGTATCATGTAACGGCGTAG
- a CDS encoding HhoA/HhoB/HtrA family serine endopeptidase produces the protein MQNEPQERNQSSQVNNSSSAARKTSLTAPWHKTASYLSMMLLGAGVAVSGSNLATRLQPSSSVATSPISPAIAAPIPTTDPNFVANVVERVGPAVVRIEASRTVTTRVPDVFDDPFFRRFFGSQIPRTQQRVQQGTGSGFIISSDGRILTNAHVVDGARSVNVVLNDGRRFTGRVLGTDPVTDVAVIKIDADRLPTLTMGNSDQLRPGEFAIAIGNPLGLDNTVTTGIISATGRTSNQVGVADKRVQFIQTDAAINPGNSGGPLLNARGEVIGMNTAILSGAQGLGFAIPINTAQRISSQLIAQGRVEHPYVGVQMVAITPELRQEINSDPNSGITITEDRGVLIVRVLPNSPAARAGLRAGDVIRRINGQDATTAEVVQRAVENTRVGEQLQLEVRRGGRNVNLALNTGAFPTQLQSQN, from the coding sequence ATGCAAAACGAACCACAAGAAAGAAATCAATCAAGCCAAGTTAACAACTCCTCAAGCGCTGCAAGAAAGACATCGTTGACGGCACCCTGGCACAAAACCGCAAGTTACCTTTCAATGATGTTATTGGGCGCAGGTGTCGCAGTTTCAGGAAGTAATCTCGCAACGCGACTTCAACCATCGTCGAGTGTCGCAACGTCGCCGATTAGTCCTGCGATCGCCGCACCTATCCCCACAACCGACCCCAATTTTGTCGCGAATGTCGTCGAAAGAGTTGGTCCTGCTGTCGTACGGATTGAAGCGTCACGCACCGTCACGACTCGCGTTCCCGATGTTTTTGACGATCCATTTTTCCGTCGATTCTTTGGTTCGCAAATTCCCCGAACGCAACAAAGAGTACAACAAGGAACAGGGTCAGGGTTCATCATTAGTTCCGATGGACGCATTTTAACGAATGCTCACGTTGTCGATGGTGCGCGCAGTGTAAATGTGGTACTCAACGATGGACGCCGTTTTACGGGTAGAGTGCTAGGAACAGATCCTGTCACCGATGTTGCTGTCATCAAAATCGACGCAGATCGGCTACCAACATTAACAATGGGTAACTCGGATCAGTTGCGCCCAGGTGAATTTGCGATCGCGATCGGCAACCCGCTAGGATTAGACAATACGGTAACAACTGGTATCATCAGCGCTACAGGTCGTACTAGCAATCAAGTTGGTGTGGCTGATAAGCGCGTACAATTTATTCAAACCGACGCAGCAATTAATCCAGGTAACTCTGGCGGACCATTGTTGAACGCGCGCGGTGAAGTTATCGGGATGAATACCGCCATTCTAAGTGGCGCGCAAGGCTTGGGCTTTGCGATTCCCATTAACACCGCCCAACGTATTTCTAGCCAATTGATTGCGCAAGGTCGAGTCGAACATCCTTATGTTGGCGTTCAGATGGTAGCAATAACGCCTGAGTTGCGCCAAGAGATTAACAGTGACCCCAACAGTGGTATAACGATTACCGAAGATCGCGGCGTTTTGATTGTGCGAGTTCTTCCTAATTCTCCCGCAGCCCGTGCCGGACTGCGCGCAGGCGATGTAATTCGCCGCATTAACGGTCAAGACGCAACAACCGCTGAAGTTGTGCAAAGAGCAGTAGAAAATACAAGAGTCGGCGAACAACTACAACTTGAAGTCCGTCGTGGTGGTAGAAATGTCAACCTCGCTTTGAATACGGGGGCTTTTCCTACTCAGTTGCAGTCTCAAAATTAA